The genomic DNA CAATGTTTTCCTGAACACAACCTAACCATAAAGTGGCACAAAGAATCAGCCACGTAGCAACACAGCAAACACCACCCTTTCCCCTGAGCCCTGGCCAAACCACTGACCCTGTTTGTAAATGGGCCGTGCCTCAGCActctctcctgcctggctggtgCAAAGGCAGGCTTTCTACTTGACCTATTTTCCCTCATTGCAGCGCTGCACATGGACATCCCACTGCTGTGTGCAAGCCTGGGTGTGTAAAGGAGGAGGATGGCAGCAGCTAGAGGGAAGGTGGTGAAGCATTTCTGGGTGCTTGTGAGaaggcggcagcagcagcacacctCTGAAGAGCACCCGCCTCCCCTGCACAGGTGAGAGGCAGCAGGACTGGCAGGTCACATACCTCGAGGGACATCTGTCAGGAAGAGGATGTTGTTGGTGGCACACCCAATACTGGCAGCAATCCTCCTGTAGCTCTCACTTTCTACCTTGGGGCCTATTTTGGTATCAAAGTGGCCATCAAAGAgctgaaagagagagagatgcaCAGGCCATTGCTGAGTGCCACCTGAAGAGCAGGGATAaatctccctccctccctttctgcCATAGTAATGAGGGGTTGGTGCAGCCATGCTCTCACAGTCAACTCCTTAAGCTGAAATCCTATGGATCAAACCCACTGCCCCACCTTCCTGTCACAGAATTCATTCACAAAGTGTTACAGCAAGGGTGGTTGTGGGAAGGGAGTGCTCTGCAGGGCGAGAAGCTGTAAGGAAGGTGGTAAGGTTATCTACCTCTAGGATATCACCTTCTGTAGAGTATCCAAACAGAAGTTTCTGGGCTTCAACGCTGCCTGAGGAGTAGATATAGACCTTCATCCCCGCTTCCCGCCACTTCCGGATGGCTGGAACAACGTCCTCGAAGATTCTGGAACAAAACAGGGCAGCAGGTAAGGTGAGGTAAGCAGCAAACCCAGAGGCACCTGGGGGGACATCATTAGCCAGGCACTGTGACAATTTGTTTTGTCCTATTAGTTTGCAAGGGGACTTAATTTTCAAtctgcccagggctcctggaACCAGGTCTCTTCCAGCAGCAGGTGATGCAGAGCTGGGCAAGGAGATTTTAGAGATCTCACTCCTTGAATGCAGCCAAGAAGTCAGTTTTCCCCACAGTTTTTGGGTCACTGTAAGACAATTTAGcctagtttttaaaaacaaaaccaacagaaGGTGAGTCTCTCTTGATTTGGTTTTggatgtttacatttttctgtcCGTTCACCTCATTTGGCAAAACTTAGTGAATTTATGGGCTTGTTTAACTTAGAGACCTGAAATGCACAGTTTAACTAAGTATCTCTTAAATAAGATCAGGCTTAATTTCAGTTGTCCCTACTTATGCATTCCTGTGTTGTGGCTGAAACATGAAGAGGAActtgaagacaaaaataagtGGAAAGGCAGGAAACACACAGGTAAAAGACAAAGCAGAAGGAAACAACTGAAATGGTCTGACCTTGCAACCCTGGCTTGTTTATACTTGTTCCAAAATATGAGTGCAATTTTGGGATAAAGAATGCAAGACTAAGAAATGTAAGAAGCTCATACTTGTGACTCTTGCTTTACCAAGAAATCTCTCAAATATTGACTTATCTGCTGAGCTAGTGATGCTACTTGTATAACAGTATAACAGTGGGGCTGTTCCCAGGAATAGCTTATGCAGCTTTCCTGCTAATAAACCTTAGGGAAGCTGCCCCCAGGAGGGGGCACACAACTACTCACACAATTACTCACTCTCCTTTGACGTGCCCGGTGGCATAGGCTGCCCTCCACAtgtggccctgcagctgcttcagTGCTGTGGTTTTCCTGTCCAGGGACATCTGCCAGTGCACGTTGTCCACCACGGCCTGGATGACacgctccagctcctcctccccgCTGCCGCTCTCCAAAGGGATGGGCACGGCCCCGTCCAGGCTGGAGTCCTCCTGAGCCTGCACAGTGGTGTTAGAGCACAGTGCTGACAGTGCCAAGGCTGTGGGGCTCACCCCTGCACAGGCTGTTTGCTAAAGAGCTGGGCTTGCTGATCCCTGCAGGTCCCCTCCAACTCagactattctgtgattctgtgcaaTCATCCATGATAAAAAGAGGGCAGGGAAGAGGTGGAGCCATTTCCACACCTCTAATGTAGGAAAGTGATCTAACAGATCTAACATCTGCATCTATGCACTGCTGTACAGGACACTGCTTGAACTGCACTTCACATGAGGGGTTACAACATTGTCTGCTCTTCTCAATGGAAAATTGAGACTCCAGTTGTGTTTGGAAATACTTGCTTGGACTGTACTTTCCAAACCAACCAATTAGCATTATTGTAGCTGTATTGTAAATACTCTAATGAGAACTATGCTTGCTTAAGTATTTAATTACTATAATTAAGGCAAAGAAGCAAATGCATCTGTTGGCTTCAGCCACAAGTCTCAAATTGATGACGCTGTATCCCTGTACAGAGGCAGCATCCACTGCTCTGTGTGGAACAagtgctctgccttccctgagcTGCTTCCCAAAAGAGGTTTGGATTCAAGAAGTGCAGGCAAAAAGCTGGAAAGTCTTGGCTCAACAGCTGCCATAGGGCTGTGAAGACCAAG from Ammospiza nelsoni isolate bAmmNel1 chromosome 4, bAmmNel1.pri, whole genome shotgun sequence includes the following:
- the ENOPH1 gene encoding enolase-phosphatase E1, with translation MGVLPVPAEVRAILLDIEGTTTPIAFVQETLFPYIKDNVKEYLRAHWEEEECQRDVGLLRKQAQEDSSLDGAVPIPLESGSGEEELERVIQAVVDNVHWQMSLDRKTTALKQLQGHMWRAAYATGHVKGEIFEDVVPAIRKWREAGMKVYIYSSGSVEAQKLLFGYSTEGDILELFDGHFDTKIGPKVESESYRRIAASIGCATNNILFLTDVPREANAAEEADTHVAVVIRPGNAGLTDDEKSYYSLISSFTELFLPSST